A window from Patescibacteria group bacterium encodes these proteins:
- a CDS encoding ATP-binding protein, producing the protein MNLNLFAISTLLTGILSLVLIIFIFVSRKRSKLTNIWILVSACVCLWSLGLFVVSSVENELIAEIAQIVLDFSAIFIPVFFLYFVIHLVGWGDKYRKLFRILFVFFTFFGLFSLTPWFKIGVENKPPFQYWVKVGDFYLLFPIFFIIMAAISIIILLKSYKKTSGLKRQQIKYVLICALIGFVGGATNFLPQYLPLYPYGNFLVVSYVFIIAYSIIRHRLLDLRLVVSRSIIYFFLVLFVAAMFTGVTFLTGHLFEEVLGVNTFLVTLGVSIFIVAFLDPIKRWLSKATDRVFFKAKIEYPELTRKLSQILATEIEIDDLIEKFSKKLAQGLKIEKSVLVLEDKGIFHVRKIGHPHTKPLEMDQNNPLIKYLSRHDEIIITEELQRKTEDEAKVKKKKELKKSLNELKKIKAAAVVPIKTQEKLNAVLVLGAKLSGDVFNREEISLIEVLSPQVASAIEKSKLYEEVKSFSETLQQKVEEATQELSERNRFLISLQKVTNMITRSLDLKKVTQNIVNSISEELGYIGGLLLFLDQKKKVIYPAAITEAKLTNQALKLLPKKMQAYSTPINKDKTLDGMAIKEAQIKFGSGFQEFISPPVPKAACLGMNKLLGVKTIVAVPIFSEDDVIGVIDFVTKKKREDISKKELEAMRSLADQTGIVSRNLRLFEQIQKTNKELEEANERLKQLDEAKTEFVSIASHQLRTPMTSIKGYLSMLTAGDFGKLKPEHNKLLKQLLDESERMIRLINQFLNVSKIEAGKFELSKNKIKLEEMVAKLVDELKKPAEEKGLKLIYKKPKKKMPQVMADSDKISEIILNLIDNAIKYTEKGKIVVNLEKEKDNIKFSVKDTGVGIAPKEAKNLFGKFSRGPGIAKIQPDGSGLGLFISKNVVEGHHGKIWVESEGKGKGSQFCFLLPIK; encoded by the coding sequence ATGAATCTTAATTTATTTGCAATCTCAACTCTTCTAACTGGTATTCTAAGTTTAGTATTAATTATATTTATTTTTGTTTCGAGAAAACGTTCTAAATTAACGAACATATGGATTCTAGTTAGTGCATGTGTATGTTTATGGAGTTTAGGGCTATTTGTTGTTTCTTCGGTTGAGAATGAACTAATAGCAGAAATTGCTCAAATAGTATTAGATTTTTCAGCTATTTTTATACCTGTCTTCTTTTTATATTTTGTTATACATCTTGTTGGTTGGGGTGATAAATACCGAAAGTTATTTAGAATTCTATTTGTTTTTTTTACATTTTTTGGTTTATTTAGTTTAACCCCTTGGTTTAAAATTGGGGTAGAAAACAAGCCCCCTTTTCAATATTGGGTAAAAGTTGGAGATTTCTATTTATTATTTCCAATATTTTTTATTATAATGGCTGCTATATCTATAATAATATTATTAAAATCATATAAAAAGACCTCGGGTTTAAAGAGACAGCAAATTAAATATGTATTAATCTGTGCTCTAATAGGTTTTGTGGGTGGTGCTACTAATTTTTTACCGCAATATTTGCCATTGTATCCTTATGGAAATTTTCTGGTAGTTTCATATGTTTTCATAATTGCCTATTCTATAATACGTCATAGGCTCCTCGATCTTCGTCTAGTTGTCTCCCGCTCCATTATCTACTTTTTCTTGGTTCTATTTGTAGCGGCTATGTTTACTGGTGTTACTTTTTTAACTGGTCACTTATTTGAAGAAGTCTTGGGGGTTAATACCTTTTTAGTTACTTTGGGCGTTTCTATTTTTATTGTTGCTTTTCTTGATCCGATTAAGCGCTGGCTGTCTAAGGCCACTGACCGGGTCTTTTTTAAGGCTAAGATTGAATATCCTGAACTTACCCGCAAACTTTCCCAGATTTTGGCGACTGAGATTGAAATTGATGATTTAATTGAAAAGTTTTCCAAGAAATTGGCCCAGGGACTGAAAATAGAAAAGTCTGTTTTGGTTTTAGAGGATAAAGGAATTTTTCATGTCCGAAAAATCGGTCATCCTCATACTAAACCCCTGGAGATGGATCAGAATAATCCTCTTATTAAATATCTAAGCCGGCACGACGAGATTATTATAACTGAAGAATTGCAAAGAAAAACCGAAGACGAAGCAAAAGTTAAAAAGAAAAAAGAGCTGAAAAAATCTCTAAATGAACTGAAAAAAATTAAAGCGGCGGCTGTGGTACCGATTAAAACTCAGGAAAAGCTGAACGCGGTTTTAGTGTTGGGAGCCAAGCTCTCGGGCGATGTCTTTAACCGCGAGGAAATAAGCTTGATTGAAGTGCTTTCGCCGCAGGTAGCCAGCGCTATTGAAAAGTCAAAGCTGTATGAAGAAGTTAAGTCTTTTTCTGAAACTTTGCAGCAGAAAGTGGAAGAGGCTACTCAGGAACTTTCCGAGCGTAACCGCTTTTTAATCTCTTTGCAAAAAGTGACTAATATGATTACCCGCTCGCTAGACTTGAAAAAAGTAACTCAGAATATTGTTAATTCTATCTCTGAAGAGCTGGGTTATATTGGCGGGCTCTTACTCTTTTTAGACCAAAAGAAAAAAGTGATTTATCCGGCGGCCATTACCGAAGCTAAACTGACCAATCAGGCCTTAAAGCTTTTACCAAAAAAAATGCAAGCATACTCAACCCCGATTAATAAAGACAAAACTCTGGATGGAATGGCTATTAAAGAGGCTCAGATAAAGTTTGGGTCCGGTTTTCAAGAATTTATCTCCCCGCCAGTGCCTAAAGCTGCCTGTCTGGGCATGAATAAACTTTTGGGCGTAAAAACTATTGTGGCTGTGCCGATTTTTTCGGAAGATGACGTCATCGGTGTCATTGATTTTGTTACCAAAAAAAAGAGAGAAGATATTTCTAAAAAGGAATTAGAAGCCATGAGATCTCTGGCTGACCAGACCGGTATTGTTTCCCGTAATTTACGGCTATTTGAGCAAATTCAAAAAACTAATAAAGAGCTGGAAGAAGCTAATGAACGGCTTAAGCAGTTGGATGAAGCCAAGACCGAATTTGTTTCTATTGCTTCCCACCAACTGCGCACGCCCATGACCAGTATCAAGGGTTATTTATCTATGTTAACGGCTGGTGACTTTGGCAAACTTAAACCTGAACATAATAAGCTTTTAAAACAGCTTCTGGATGAGTCCGAGCGAATGATTCGTCTGATTAATCAGTTTTTAAATGTTTCTAAAATTGAAGCCGGTAAGTTTGAATTATCCAAAAACAAAATTAAGCTTGAGGAGATGGTGGCTAAATTAGTTGATGAACTAAAAAAGCCAGCTGAGGAAAAAGGTCTTAAACTTATTTACAAAAAACCCAAGAAAAAAATGCCTCAGGTAATGGCTGATTCAGATAAAATAAGCGAAATAATTTTAAATCTAATTGATAACGCTATAAAATATACTGAAAAAGGTAAAATAGTGGTCAATCTGGAAAAAGAAAAAGATAATATTAAGTTTTCAGTTAAAGACACTGGCGTTGGTATTGCTCCGAAAGAGGCTAAAAATCTTTTTGGCAAGTTTTCGCGGGGGCCGGGAATTGCTAAGATTCAGCCGGACGGTTCAGGCTTGGGTTTATTTATTTCTAAAAATGTGGTCGAAGGTCATCACGGGAAAATTTGGGTGGAAAGTGAAGGCAAAGGTAAAGGCAGTCAATTTTGCTTTCTGTTGCCGATTAAGTAA
- a CDS encoding response regulator — protein sequence MKQTKKFLLVEDEDLTRQMYEDAFKKKYYYLYSVKNKKKALKKIKEIKPGVVILDLLIPEEKEKLGPLDLRTPVGLDILKTIRKDKDLPKTKVVVLTALDNEQIKMTAQAAGADGYFIKTAMTPDEFADKVIKLAEAEN from the coding sequence ATGAAACAAACCAAAAAATTCCTGTTGGTTGAGGACGAAGATTTAACCAGGCAAATGTATGAAGATGCTTTTAAAAAGAAGTACTATTATTTATATTCAGTTAAAAATAAAAAAAAAGCTTTAAAAAAAATCAAAGAAATTAAACCGGGGGTGGTTATTTTGGATCTTTTGATTCCAGAAGAAAAAGAAAAGCTGGGTCCGCTGGATCTGCGCACACCAGTCGGGTTGGATATTTTAAAAACGATTAGAAAAGATAAGGATTTACCAAAAACCAAAGTAGTCGTTTTAACGGCTCTGGATAATGAGCAAATCAAAATGACTGCTCAGGCGGCCGGAGCTGACGGTTATTTTATCAAAACTGCTATGACTCCGGACGAATTTGCTGATAAAGTAATTAAACTGGCGGAAGCTGAAAATTAG
- a CDS encoding 4Fe-4S dicluster domain-containing protein: MKLQDIYRLIKGLEKKYQIFAPQEIDNRLLFEELKNPKDFDYSGKIPENSFKHILFPDGHVLYEYEGTKIKPVKYKSPDLALLGMTIFDMKALDFLKHALEKDPYFQARIRKMVVIGQSYVPEKGDFADEIEKNYEDNVLEHIQFDIFIKRVNKDRFKLYTGSQKGQKILEFLGLEDYEHIQYRSLLCHLEPAQTNKENIIKTKGKKVWQTWGDKCLGCTKCTVSCPTCYCYQLEHVPTGENKGKVVRRWSSCFMEEFSEIAGGQVFLETTGDKIYNWYYHKHVRNHDELCIVGCTGCGRCDKVCPAGIKRLDVLNSLKKNE; encoded by the coding sequence ATGAAGCTACAAGATATATACCGGCTTATCAAGGGATTAGAGAAAAAATACCAGATTTTTGCCCCGCAGGAAATTGATAACCGTCTTTTATTTGAAGAGCTAAAAAACCCTAAAGATTTTGATTACTCCGGCAAAATTCCGGAGAATTCTTTTAAACATATTCTTTTTCCAGATGGTCATGTTTTGTATGAATATGAGGGTACTAAAATAAAGCCAGTTAAATACAAATCACCAGACCTGGCTTTATTAGGTATGACTATTTTTGATATGAAGGCACTGGATTTTCTTAAACACGCCCTGGAAAAAGACCCTTATTTTCAGGCCCGAATCAGAAAAATGGTTGTTATTGGCCAGTCATACGTGCCTGAGAAAGGAGATTTTGCTGACGAAATTGAAAAAAATTACGAAGATAATGTTTTAGAGCACATTCAGTTTGATATTTTTATAAAGAGAGTGAATAAAGACAGATTCAAGCTTTACACCGGTTCGCAGAAGGGTCAGAAAATATTGGAATTTTTAGGGCTTGAGGACTATGAACATATTCAGTATCGCAGTCTGCTTTGTCATCTTGAGCCGGCCCAAACTAATAAAGAAAATATTATTAAAACTAAAGGTAAAAAAGTTTGGCAGACATGGGGCGACAAATGCCTTGGCTGTACCAAGTGTACGGTTAGTTGCCCGACCTGTTATTGTTATCAGCTTGAGCACGTGCCGACCGGTGAAAATAAAGGCAAAGTAGTGCGCCGCTGGTCCAGTTGTTTTATGGAAGAGTTTTCTGAAATTGCCGGCGGCCAGGTTTTCTTAGAAACCACCGGCGATAAAATTTATAACTGGTATTATCATAAACATGTACGTAATCATGATGAGCTTTGTATTGTCGGCTGCACAGGCTGCGGCCGTTGTGATAAGGTCTGCCCGGCTGGTATTAAACGCCTGGATGTTTTAAATTCATTGAAAAAAAATGAATAA
- a CDS encoding NUDIX hydrolase, translating to MNNIAGVIIKKNNKYLLVQEKKKKVYGLWNWPAGHIEEGETPQETAIRETKEETGYKVKLIKEIKDIKTKKNIKAYLYQGKITGGKEDYPKNEILKIKWLDKKDIEEMKDKLRHSWVLEGLNKLEKSIGN from the coding sequence ATGAATAATATTGCCGGTGTAATAATTAAAAAGAATAATAAATATTTATTAGTTCAAGAAAAAAAGAAGAAAGTTTACGGTTTATGGAATTGGCCAGCGGGGCACATTGAAGAAGGAGAGACTCCGCAAGAAACGGCTATTCGTGAAACTAAAGAGGAAACCGGATATAAAGTAAAATTGATAAAAGAGATTAAAGATATTAAAACCAAAAAGAATATTAAAGCTTATCTCTATCAAGGAAAAATAACTGGAGGAAAAGAAGATTATCCAAAAAATGAAATATTGAAAATTAAATGGTTAGACAAAAAGGATATTGAAGAGATGAAAGATAAGCTAAGGCACTCGTGGGTATTAGAAGGCCTCAATAAATTAGAAAAATCTATTGGTAATTAA
- a CDS encoding FAD/NAD(P)-binding protein — MKNLFIPQEVKVLKVEKDSIDTKLFTLAFADKKQPKDFSFEHGQFMMFGLPGSGEAAFDICSGSKNNEKFFQLNVRLVGKVTKKLHELKKGDRAWVRGPFGRGFPLNKIKNRNLLLIGGGCGSVTLRSLILDHLDGRLNPKNKVQVFYGCQNQKTLQFTDEYKDWQKKVDLNIILEKPKKSWSGDKGLITNLFKKKEVVPVPVAIICGPPVMYKFVIAELKKLNIKDEDIYVSLERRMSCGTGTCQHCAIGSKYVCQDGPVFSLSEIGDNYMMDAY; from the coding sequence ATGAAGAATTTATTTATACCCCAAGAAGTGAAAGTTCTAAAAGTAGAAAAAGATTCTATTGATACTAAGTTATTTACACTAGCTTTCGCTGATAAAAAGCAGCCAAAAGACTTTTCTTTTGAGCACGGTCAGTTTATGATGTTTGGTTTGCCTGGGTCTGGCGAGGCCGCTTTTGATATTTGCTCGGGTTCCAAAAATAATGAAAAGTTTTTTCAGCTCAACGTACGTCTAGTCGGTAAAGTAACTAAAAAATTACATGAACTAAAAAAGGGTGATCGGGCTTGGGTCCGGGGACCGTTTGGTCGGGGCTTTCCGCTCAATAAAATTAAAAATAGGAATTTACTGCTCATTGGCGGCGGCTGCGGCAGTGTCACTTTGCGCTCCCTTATTTTAGACCATCTGGACGGCCGGTTAAATCCGAAAAATAAAGTACAGGTTTTTTACGGCTGTCAGAATCAAAAGACTTTGCAGTTTACCGATGAATATAAGGATTGGCAAAAGAAAGTTGATTTAAATATTATTTTGGAAAAACCGAAAAAATCATGGTCTGGCGATAAAGGTTTGATAACCAACCTTTTTAAGAAAAAAGAGGTGGTGCCTGTTCCGGTGGCCATAATTTGTGGACCGCCGGTTATGTATAAGTTTGTTATTGCTGAGTTAAAGAAGCTGAATATTAAAGACGAAGATATTTATGTTTCTCTAGAACGGCGTATGTCCTGCGGCACCGGCACTTGTCAGCATTGCGCTATTGGCTCTAAGTATGTTTGCCAGGACGGACCGGTCTTTTCTTTGTCAGAAATTGGTGACAATTATATGATGGACGCTTATTAG
- a CDS encoding HypC/HybG/HupF family hydrogenase formation chaperone, producing MCFSIPGKIKSKKGKNIFIEYDFGLKKVKNSLCPVKKGDWVLVQSDIIVKKIKADQAKEILSLIGLSN from the coding sequence GTGTGCTTTTCAATCCCCGGAAAAATTAAATCAAAAAAAGGAAAAAATATTTTTATTGAATACGATTTTGGTTTGAAAAAAGTAAAAAATTCTCTATGCCCGGTAAAAAAAGGGGACTGGGTCTTAGTCCAGTCAGATATCATTGTCAAAAAAATAAAAGCTGATCAAGCTAAAGAAATATTATCTTTAATTGGCTTATCAAATTAA
- a CDS encoding DMT family transporter — MKKGYLLVSLTALISGFSIYLSKFGLSVVNPYIFTTFKNVVVAFFLLSLILLFRKWSKIKALNRKQVFKLILVGLIGGSLPFLLFFKGLTLTSAVHGSFIHKTMFVWAGLLAVIFLKEKINKKLFFGIIFLLLGTALVMQINPSPLNLGDAMIGLAVLFWAGEQVLAKHLLKNISSLIVGWGRMFFGSLLLILFLWGRGEISYLTQINSSQLIWTLVTAGLLLFYVLSWYAGLKRLPVSTACCFLALGAPVTLLLSLIFEQKVISLEQIFGLSLIFLAFILIIDIRKIISSSKIKNVSKRIETSG, encoded by the coding sequence ATGAAAAAAGGATATTTATTAGTCAGTTTAACCGCTTTAATTTCCGGATTTTCAATTTATTTGAGCAAATTCGGACTGAGTGTGGTAAACCCTTATATTTTTACCACTTTTAAAAATGTAGTGGTGGCTTTTTTCCTGCTTAGTTTAATTTTACTTTTTAGAAAATGGTCAAAAATAAAGGCTTTGAATAGAAAGCAAGTATTTAAACTTATATTAGTCGGTTTGATAGGCGGTAGTTTGCCTTTTCTTTTGTTCTTTAAAGGATTGACTCTTACTTCAGCCGTTCACGGCTCTTTTATTCATAAAACTATGTTTGTCTGGGCCGGTCTTTTAGCCGTGATATTTTTAAAAGAAAAGATCAACAAAAAATTATTTTTTGGCATTATCTTTTTGCTTTTAGGTACTGCTCTGGTGATGCAAATAAATCCCAGCCCCTTAAATCTGGGTGACGCTATGATTGGCCTGGCAGTATTATTCTGGGCTGGCGAGCAAGTTTTAGCCAAGCATTTATTAAAAAATATTTCTTCACTAATTGTTGGATGGGGCCGGATGTTTTTTGGCTCACTTTTACTCATTTTATTTTTATGGGGAAGAGGAGAAATTTCTTACTTAACCCAGATAAATTCTAGTCAATTAATCTGGACTTTAGTAACTGCTGGCTTGCTTTTGTTTTATGTTTTAAGTTGGTACGCCGGCCTAAAAAGACTGCCGGTTAGCACTGCTTGTTGCTTTTTAGCTTTGGGGGCTCCGGTGACTTTATTGCTTTCACTTATTTTTGAACAAAAAGTAATCAGTTTAGAACAAATCTTTGGACTGTCTTTAATCTTTTTAGCCTTTATATTAATTATTGATATTAGAAAAATAATTAGTTCATCAAAAATAAAAAATGTCTCAAAAAGGATTGAAACTAGCGGTTAA
- a CDS encoding DUF6390 family protein produces the protein MSQKGLKLAVKYSYRPFILGFCGPQKNQYHKILTNYLLGAKVKNEAIEAILHQFVGAFPYYVLIAWKNNIKDVFDHRVVEAYWLGNSLLYKVKRQDIGVMIITYFLRLGWIDMKRAKEIISSMPQGVKPHHTFHVFFMGSVTDTIQIKGRAIDRCRIGWGEVTQVKKEKLMIKANSLSSKSKLRLQAKEKFQLPYETNFTQKIKKGDRVTYHWGMVVDKINKRQKKNLEKYTKLNLKLYNASQKK, from the coding sequence ATGTCTCAAAAAGGATTGAAACTAGCGGTTAAATATTCATATCGGCCCTTTATCCTCGGCTTTTGCGGCCCGCAAAAAAATCAGTATCATAAAATTCTCACTAATTATCTTTTAGGTGCGAAAGTTAAAAATGAGGCTATTGAAGCCATATTGCATCAATTTGTCGGCGCCTTTCCTTATTATGTTTTAATTGCCTGGAAAAATAATATTAAAGATGTTTTTGATCATCGGGTAGTTGAAGCTTATTGGCTGGGTAATTCACTCTTGTATAAGGTAAAACGGCAGGATATTGGAGTCATGATAATTACTTATTTTCTGCGCCTGGGCTGGATAGATATGAAACGAGCTAAAGAAATTATTAGCTCTATGCCCCAAGGAGTTAAACCGCATCACACTTTTCACGTCTTTTTTATGGGTTCGGTCACTGACACGATCCAAATAAAAGGTCGGGCGATTGACCGATGCCGTATTGGCTGGGGAGAAGTGACACAAGTAAAAAAGGAAAAATTAATGATCAAAGCTAATTCTTTAAGTAGTAAATCAAAACTGCGCCTGCAAGCTAAAGAAAAATTTCAATTACCTTATGAAACTAATTTTACCCAAAAAATTAAAAAAGGAGATAGAGTGACTTATCACTGGGGTATGGTCGTAGATAAAATTAATAAGCGTCAGAAAAAAAATTTAGAAAAATACACTAAACTTAATTTAAAACTTTATAATGCCAGTCAAAAAAAATAA
- a CDS encoding hydrogenase — protein MPVKKNKKILSIISLTCCEGCQFAILDLGEKMLKLFKHYDVREFHLIQDDKKAKAVDVIIVEGTPITKENFKKLKKARQKAKYLIALGSCAHLGGIQQIKNYGDKKKHLDYVYDKPAGINNPEIKPISHFVKVDFTIPGCPINNKEFLRVMYDLAQDKIPHIEDKAVCWECQLRGNECLLQKGLPCYGPVSLGGCQAVCPTHGFPCYACRGPIKKPNVKSLRQIFKKHGLEKDFEILMQEFGAADEILKKEK, from the coding sequence ATGCCAGTCAAAAAAAATAAAAAAATATTATCCATAATTTCTTTAACCTGCTGTGAAGGCTGTCAGTTTGCTATTTTAGATCTAGGTGAGAAAATGTTGAAGCTTTTTAAGCACTATGATGTCAGAGAATTTCATTTGATACAAGATGATAAAAAAGCCAAAGCAGTTGATGTGATTATAGTCGAAGGCACGCCGATCACTAAAGAAAATTTTAAGAAATTAAAAAAAGCCCGTCAGAAAGCCAAGTATTTAATTGCTCTGGGCTCCTGCGCTCATTTGGGTGGTATCCAGCAGATAAAAAATTACGGGGATAAAAAAAAGCACCTGGATTACGTTTATGATAAGCCGGCCGGTATTAATAATCCTGAGATAAAGCCGATTAGTCATTTTGTGAAGGTTGATTTTACTATACCGGGCTGTCCGATTAACAATAAAGAATTTTTAAGAGTGATGTATGACTTAGCTCAGGACAAAATCCCTCACATTGAAGACAAGGCGGTTTGCTGGGAGTGTCAGCTGCGCGGCAATGAATGTCTCTTGCAAAAAGGCCTGCCTTGCTATGGTCCGGTTTCTCTGGGCGGCTGCCAAGCGGTTTGCCCGACACACGGCTTTCCCTGTTACGCCTGTAGAGGTCCCATTAAAAAGCCTAATGTTAAGTCTTTGCGCCAAATATTTAAAAAACACGGATTGGAAAAAGATTTTGAAATTTTGATGCAGGAGTTTGGCGCGGCCGATGAAATATTAAAAAAAGAAAAATAA
- a CDS encoding Ni/Fe hydrogenase subunit alpha translates to MRIKINHISKIEGHAGFEAELYSGRIKNALVETKEGARLVESILRGRDYHEAFVVTQRICGVCPVVHNLTAIKAMENALGVKISAPNKLLRKVLENGQIIQSHALHAYFMAVGDYFGLDSALDLVKKFPEISQKALKVRELGNKSIDYIGGRTIHPLRTKVGGFTKLPDQEKLEWIIDNTSQAIETALKIVELYKKIKFPEFERKTEFLALKNSEEYAIYEGHIATTDGLNIPVEKFEHNIKEIQIPYQMAKRAQYKGKPYMVGAIARMHLSKNKLRPKAKKLIKELPKFPIYNNFYNLFCQAIEMVHLLEDSQIRLKKYLKMKSGKASVDFKVKNGQGVGSVEAPRGTLYHYYELDKQGKIKNCNIITPTVQMLSNLEADLAQWIPAMKYKKIEKEEKIKMLIRAYDPCITCATH, encoded by the coding sequence ATGCGTATAAAAATAAATCACATATCAAAAATAGAAGGACACGCCGGATTTGAAGCTGAGCTTTATTCCGGCCGGATCAAAAATGCTTTAGTCGAAACTAAAGAAGGAGCCCGTCTGGTGGAAAGTATATTGCGAGGGCGGGACTATCACGAAGCTTTTGTGGTCACGCAGAGAATCTGCGGGGTTTGTCCAGTGGTTCATAATCTGACCGCTATTAAAGCCATGGAAAATGCTTTAGGTGTGAAAATATCTGCCCCTAACAAACTTTTAAGAAAAGTGTTGGAAAACGGACAGATTATTCAAAGCCACGCCTTGCACGCTTATTTTATGGCCGTTGGCGATTATTTTGGTTTAGACAGTGCTTTGGATCTGGTTAAAAAATTTCCGGAAATTTCTCAAAAAGCTTTAAAAGTTAGAGAGTTGGGCAATAAAAGCATTGATTATATTGGCGGACGGACCATTCATCCTTTAAGGACTAAAGTTGGCGGTTTTACTAAGTTGCCGGATCAGGAAAAACTTGAGTGGATTATTGATAATACCAGTCAAGCTATTGAAACTGCTTTAAAAATTGTTGAGCTTTATAAAAAAATAAAATTTCCAGAATTTGAAAGAAAGACAGAATTTCTTGCTTTAAAAAACTCCGAGGAATACGCTATTTATGAGGGTCATATTGCCACTACTGATGGCCTAAATATTCCAGTTGAAAAGTTTGAGCATAATATTAAAGAAATACAAATTCCTTATCAGATGGCTAAGCGGGCTCAGTATAAAGGAAAGCCGTACATGGTTGGAGCCATAGCCCGGATGCATTTGTCAAAAAATAAACTGCGGCCAAAAGCTAAAAAATTAATTAAAGAATTACCTAAATTTCCCATTTATAATAATTTTTACAATCTTTTTTGCCAGGCCATTGAAATGGTACATTTGCTTGAAGATAGCCAAATTCGTCTGAAAAAATATTTGAAAATGAAATCAGGTAAAGCTTCGGTTGATTTTAAAGTAAAAAACGGCCAGGGAGTCGGTTCAGTAGAAGCTCCGCGCGGTACTTTATACCATTATTATGAATTAGATAAGCAGGGTAAGATAAAGAATTGTAACATTATTACCCCGACCGTACAGATGCTATCTAACCTGGAAGCGGACTTGGCTCAATGGATACCGGCCATGAAATATAAAAAGATTGAAAAAGAAGAAAAAATAAAAATGCTAATCAGAGCCTATGATCCCTGTATTACCTGCGCTACTCATTAA
- a CDS encoding hydrogenase/urease maturation nickel metallochaperone HypA — translation MHDLMVAKQIYELIVRYSHRNKFTQVKKVDIEVGQVKHEDHFDDIEPKNLKKNIKMMAEDPETKGMEIEVKKVKGRGYRLVSIEGDK, via the coding sequence ATGCATGATTTAATGGTGGCTAAACAAATTTACGAACTTATTGTTCGCTATTCTCACCGCAATAAGTTTACTCAGGTCAAGAAGGTGGATATTGAAGTCGGTCAGGTCAAGCACGAAGATCATTTTGATGATATTGAACCGAAGAACTTAAAAAAGAATATTAAAATGATGGCAGAAGACCCGGAAACTAAAGGTATGGAAATTGAAGTTAAAAAAGTTAAGGGCCGTGGATACCGACTGGTCTCTATTGAAGGCGATAAATAG
- a CDS encoding FHA domain-containing protein: MIKSSAKIGKDCIEIINTDFAGLEINLNPQKTTIGKSIKNNICLDDPLISDKQAVIFRKNRIFYLEVINFENKVFVNNNVVDKKYLLANGDIIKIGKFELLFKSIFS, translated from the coding sequence ATGATAAAATCATCAGCAAAAATTGGTAAAGATTGTATTGAAATAATAAATACTGATTTCGCTGGATTGGAAATTAATCTTAACCCCCAAAAAACAACAATTGGAAAATCCATTAAAAATAATATATGTTTAGATGATCCTTTGATTTCTGATAAACAGGCTGTTATTTTTCGGAAAAACAGAATTTTCTATTTGGAAGTTATTAATTTTGAAAATAAAGTTTTTGTTAATAATAATGTAGTTGATAAAAAATATTTATTAGCAAACGGAGATATAATTAAAATTGGTAAATTTGAATTATTATTTAAATCAATTTTTTCTTAG